The following proteins are encoded in a genomic region of Arachis stenosperma cultivar V10309 chromosome 4, arast.V10309.gnm1.PFL2, whole genome shotgun sequence:
- the LOC130976492 gene encoding uncharacterized protein LOC130976492, protein MDYTTWPEFQHAQAQTPTLPSSSSLYSYSYPPLPSSSSYTANFVPYPQNPNPPSSIPPNTVLEPVVNPPGVDSYVPPLPLPTTQAVGGHEQLLPQNYSYTQTQTQIVGTDPNSLVASSGYYYDPNAQNWGDTAGGAVMQYGSDPLAYGDVISMASNGTEQLAVANTNSAAWWTNTATQVQAQAQAQPLGNNKWKQLLKKKPKTVNVQPAYCEVCKIDCTSKEVLDQHKLGKKHKKNVEKLRELLRPPQPQVHPPADGSSNPVIGPQLWNKCKRKSIETPEDLEKKKKKVLEGGAAAAAVKVCSICNVVCNSETVYNFHLRGQKHAAMLKKASENILSNGK, encoded by the exons ATGGACTACACCACTTGGCCTGAATTTCAGCATGCCCAAGCCCAAACCCCAACACTACCCTCTTCATCTTCATTATATTCATACTCATACCCTCCTCTTCCATCTTCATCATCGTACACCGCCAATTTCGTCCCTTACCCTCAAAACCCTAACCCTCCTTCTTCAATTCCTCCCAACACTGTTTTAGAACCTGTGGTCAACCCTCCGGGTGTTGATTCCTATGTTCCCCCATTGCCATTGCCAACAACCCAAGCTGTTGGTGGTCATGAACAACTTCTTCCCCAAAATTACTCATACACCCAAACCCAAACCCAAATTGTGGGTACTGACCCTAATTCGTTGGTGGCTTCTTCTGGGTACTACTATGATCCCAATGCTCAAAATTGGGGTGATACTGCTGGAGGAGCTGTTATGCAATATGGTTCTGACCCTCTTGCTTATGGAGAT GTGATCTCTATGGCATCAAATGGCACAGAACAGTTGGCTGTTGCAAATACTAATTCTGCTGCATGGTGGACCAATACAGCTACgcaagttcaagcacaagcgcAAGCACAACCTCTTGGCAATAACAAATGGAAGCAGCTGCTGAAGAAGAAACCTAAAACTGTGAATGTTCAACCTGCATATTGCGAAGTTTGCAAGATAGATTGCACCAGCAAAGAGGTATTGGATCAACATAAATTAGGAAAGAAGCACAAGAAGAATGTAGAGAAACTAAGAGAATTATTAAGACCACCCCAGCCACAAGTCCATCCACCGGCCGATGGGTCATCTAATCCGGTTATAGGGCCACAATTGTGGAATAAGTGTAAGAGGAAATCAATTGAAACTCCAGAGGATttggagaaaaagaagaagaaagttcTCGAAGGAggagcagcagcagcagcagttAAAGTATGTTCTATATGTAATGTGGTATGTAATAGTGAAACAGTTTATAATTTCCACCTTCGCGGACAAAAGCATGCTGCCATGTTGAAGAAAGCATCTGAAAATATACTATCCAATGGAAAATGA
- the LOC130975840 gene encoding uncharacterized protein LOC130975840: MDKNTRYFHNIASVRRRSNQVDALVINEILVRNQVRIKIAIRDFNKSLYHQEVLPLIGFQDGLVNRIPDEEVAKSERMSSVDEIKDAVWDCESSKVPCCDGYNMNFIKKCWRDIGSDFTIAVMDFFQFATLPRDSNVTWVALPPKFVGAKEIKDIRPINMVGCVYKVISKVLIRIMRRVMPGLVRETQSAFVKGRKIHDKALIACETVQWLKMKKKSLAIVNLDFQKAYDKVRWSFVDIILQKMRFGQK; this comes from the coding sequence ATGGACAAGAACACTAGATATTTCCATAACATAGCCTCAGTAAGAAGAAGGAGCAATCAGGTTGATGCTTTAGTAATAAATGAAATATTGGTGAGAAATCAAGTCAGAATCAAGATTGCTATCCGAGACTTTAACAAGAGCTTGTATCATCAGGAAGTGTTGCCATTGATAGGTTTTCAGGATGGACTAGTTAATCGGATTCCGGATGAGGAGGTTGCAAAATCAGAGAGGATGTCATCGGTTGATGAGATAAAGGATGCAGTATGGGATTGTGAGTCGTCTAAGGTTCCTTGTTGTGATGGGTACAATATGAACTTCATTAAGAAGTGTTGGAGAGATATTGGGTCAGACTTCACTATAGCTGTCATGGATTTCTTTCAGTTTGCTACCCTACCAAGGGATTCTAATGTCACATGGGTGGCTTTGCCTCCAAAGTTTGTTGGAGCTAAGGAGATTAAGGATATTCGGCCGATAAACATGGTAGGATGTGTGTATAAAGTCATATCGAAGGTGTTAATTCGGATAATGAGGAGGGTAATGCCAGGATTGGTTAGGGAGACTCAGAGTGCTTTTGTGAAGGGAAGGAAAATCCATGACAAGGCTTTGATTGCGTGTGAAACTGTGCAGTGGctaaagatgaaaaagaagagctTAGCGATAGTTAATTTGGATTTTCAAAAAGCCTATGATAAAGTAAGGTGGAGCTTTGTGGATATTATACTTCAGAAGATGAGATTTGGGCAAAAATGA